One Cytobacillus sp. FSL H8-0458 DNA segment encodes these proteins:
- a CDS encoding phospholipase D-like domain-containing protein encodes MTVWNIIMAVLLVIFLWLYIDFTWGRKSHMKKLERTACPIRLSDMELFADGPALFDDFFSELKKAQKHIHVLFYIVKDDKISKEFLTILMGKAKEGVEVRLLLDWAGSFPVKRKTVKELKTSGIKFSFAHVPKLPFLFYSFQARNHRKITVIDGKIGYSGGFNIGKEYINHDKKLNPWRDYHLKFWGEGVQDLQREFLTDWYKATKTDLLANSVYFP; translated from the coding sequence ATGACTGTCTGGAATATCATTATGGCCGTTTTACTCGTCATCTTCTTGTGGCTCTATATCGATTTTACATGGGGCCGGAAAAGCCATATGAAAAAGCTTGAGCGGACCGCATGCCCCATCCGGCTGTCTGATATGGAGCTGTTTGCAGACGGGCCTGCTTTGTTCGATGATTTTTTCTCCGAACTTAAAAAAGCGCAGAAGCACATTCATGTTTTATTTTATATTGTGAAGGATGATAAAATCAGCAAGGAGTTTTTAACCATTTTAATGGGTAAAGCAAAAGAAGGAGTGGAAGTCCGTCTTCTCCTGGATTGGGCCGGAAGCTTTCCTGTCAAAAGAAAAACTGTTAAGGAACTGAAGACCAGCGGCATCAAGTTTTCGTTTGCGCATGTGCCAAAGCTGCCTTTTCTCTTCTATTCGTTTCAGGCCAGGAACCATCGGAAAATTACTGTTATTGATGGGAAGATCGGTTACAGCGGCGGTTTTAATATCGGCAAAGAATACATCAATCACGATAAAAAGCTGAACCCGTGGCGTGACTACCATTTAAAATTTTGGGGCGAAGGCGTGCAGGATCTCCAAAGAGAGTTTCTGACTGACTGGTATAAAGCAACAAAGACCGACCTGCTCGCAAACAGCGTCTATTTTCCTGA